From a region of the Babylonia areolata isolate BAREFJ2019XMU chromosome 25, ASM4173473v1, whole genome shotgun sequence genome:
- the LOC143299764 gene encoding uncharacterized protein LOC143299764, whose protein sequence is MDPSSYQQDDFQYNVLTFGDLEMSMVNTTQVPAQVPMVQSTAMLPPPASSSTTMTQPMPKVGSMMPTASSVLPADTTTMPPPQSHTYWASTSTSCEGESFNDSGYFSSPQTSQFTAIHSHQPSTSVGNQVGMGCSQTPPTVPSAPISGQVATPRSNWQEDFANISDEWDTTFFNNFEENLFSNMDASDFNNIVDGILSSPFKSPTGSPFQSPPQHRTAATQGLSLSPLSQFSSASAANVMLTDLKKSPANLQDSPPFVNLFSTPSPVKGLNPHTRASPMTRQRRRILQSPAHKVDVLPDHFLDMHHLSNNKMEQIDDLGVAPFHRTNSLGFTPTEGISSSVNFFDENLAQSSHPFVCEMSVPSAQSVMVAPTLQEIGNVARPKQHKKIKMESLYNLRNSPAKKDTTCHKQQNPSNQQKSPARIAQGRISVTRHSHLVDKLDSKGALRFVRARFKEALEKAVADADKVLESKFRSHIKKKQQQAEISQALVQPVAGSESAPSVPCYTQIQPPRPPAKRRQEILPKPTPDWPQRPPCKIAPKKRKR, encoded by the coding sequence ATGGATCCCAGCAGTTATCAGCAGGATGATTTCCAGTATAATGTGCTCACCTTTGGAGACCTGGAAATGTCCATGGTCAACACTACACAAGTGCCTGCACAGGTACCCATGGTGCAAAGCACAGCCATGCTGCCACCCCCAGCCTCCAGCTCCACCACCATGACACAACCCATGCCTAAAGTCGGCTCTATGATGCCCACTGCCTCTTCTGTGCTGCCTGCAGACACCACCACCATGCCGCCGCCCCAGTCACACACCTACTGGGCTTCTACCAGCACCAGCTGTGAGGGGGAGTCCTTCAACGACAGTGGCTACTTTTCCTCCCCTCAGACCTCTCAGTTCACCGCCATCCATTCTCATCAGCCCTCAACCTCTGTCGGGAACCAGGTGGGTATGGGCTGTAGCCAGACCCCGCCCACAGTGCCCTCTGCCCCCATCAGCGGTCAGGTGGCCACGCCTCGCTCCAACTGGCAGGAAGACTTTGCCAACATCAGCGACGAGTGGGACACCACCTTCTTTAACAACTTTGAGGAGAACCTCTTTAGCAATATGGACGCTTCTGACTTCAACAATATAGTAGATGGCATTCTTTCGAGCCCTTTTAAAAGCCCGACTGGCAGCCCCTTTCAGAGTCCGCCTCAGCATCGTACTGCTGCCACCCAGGGGCTTTCTCTCAGCCCCCTCAGTCAGTTCTCCTCTGCCAGTGCTGCCAATGTGATGCTGACAGACCTGAAGAAGAGTCCTGCTAATTTGCAGGACAGTCCTCCATTCGTAAACCTCTTCTCCACGCCCAGCCCTGTCAAAGGATTGAACCCTCACACCAGAGCCAGCCCCATGACCAGACAACGTCGCCGCATTCTTCAGAGCCCTGCCCACAAAGTTGACGTGCTGCCTGATCACTTTCTGGACATGCACCATTTGTCAAACAACAAGATGGAACAGATTGATGATCTTGGGGTTGCACCTTTTCATCGAACAAATTCTCTTGGATTTACTCCAACAGAAGGAATATCTTCATCAGTTAATTTTTTCGATGAAAACCTGGCCCAAAGCAGCCATCCCTTTGTGTGTGAAATGTCCGTACCGTCTGCCCAGTCTGTGATGGTCGCTCCCACCCTTCAGGAGATCGGCAATGTGGCACGCCCCAAGCAGCACAAGAAAATCAAGATGGAAAGTTTGTACAACCTGCGCAACAGTCCAGCCAAGAAAGATACCACCTGCCACAAGCAGCAAAACCCATCCAATCAACAAAAGTCCCCTGCTCGCATTGCGCAAGGCAGAATATCGGTCACACGCCATAGCCATCTTGTGGACAAGCTCGACTCTAAAGGAGCCCTGCGTTTTGTCCGAGCACGCTTCAAGGAAGCTCTGGAGAAGGCTGTAGCGGATGCTGATAAAGTCCTAGAGTCTAAATTCAGATCCCACATCAAGAAAAAGCAACAGCAGGCTGAAATATCACAAGCCCTGGTGCAGCCTGTGGCTGGCAGTGAGAGTGCACCAAGCGTGCCATGCTACACACAGATTCagcctccccgcccccctgccaAACGTCGACAGGAGATCCTTCCGAAGCCCACACCTGACTGGCCACAGCGACCGCCGTGCAAGATCGCTCCCAAGAAACGCAAACGCTGA
- the LOC143299765 gene encoding tafazzin-like: MSKSPKHVIYPDSWRFPSTYRTSLKWQITSRLMMAAVGSVSKIWIEWLNRCKIHNKQTLMKVVESRPEGRGLVTISNHTSCVDDPFLWGKLKMKHVLQHTAMRWTPAAEDVCFTKPLHSWFMTMGQCVPVRRGSGVYQKSMDFLLDKLDMGHWVHIFPEGKVNLTNDKLLRFKWGVGRLVAECKTSPIVLPMFHVGMDHILPNKAPYIPQIRKNVTLLIGNPLDFAKDIELLQSLKKSPREIRKHITDRLQEELRVLQEKAHSVHAEFHR, translated from the exons ATGTCCAAGTCACCTAAACATGTGATCTACCCCGATTCCTGGAGGTTTCCCTCCACTTACCGGACTTCCCTCAAATGGCAGATCACCAGTCGTTTGATGATGGCTGCTGTTGGGTCTGTCAGCAAGATATGGATCG AATGGCTGAACAGATGCAAGATCCACAACAAGCAGACGCTGATGAAAGTTGTGGAGTCGCGCCCTGAAGGCCGAGGGCTGGTCACCATCAGTAACCACACCAGCTGTGTGGACGATCCTTTCTTGTGGG gTAAACTCAAAATGAAGCATGTTCTCCAGCACACTGCCATGCGTTGGACACCTGCAGCGGAGGACGTGTGTTTCACCAAGCCCCTCCACTCCTGGTTCATGACCATGGGTCAGTGTGTGCCCGTGCGACGAGGCAGCGGCGTCTACCAGAAGAGCATGGACTTCTTGCTGGACAAGCTGGACATGGGGCACTGGGTTCACATCTTTCCAGAAG GGAAAGTCAACCTCACCAACGACAAATTACTCAGGTTTAAGTGGG GTGTGGGCCGGTTGGTTGCAGAGTGCAAGACATCGCCCATTGTATTGCCCATGTTTCACGTGG GTATGGATCATATACTTCCCAACAAGGCACCATATATACCACAGATCCGCAAG AATGTAACACTGCTAATCGGGAATCCTTTGGATTTTGCAAAAGACATTGAACTGTTACAGTCCCTGAAAAAATCCCCG AGAGAAATAAGAAAGCACATCACAGACAGACTGCAGGAAGAGCTGAGAGTGCTGCAGGAGAAAGCGCACTCTGTGCATGCCGAGTTCCACAGATGA